In Actinoplanes derwentensis, the following proteins share a genomic window:
- a CDS encoding FAD binding domain-containing protein, whose amino-acid sequence MHAFTYLRADSAEAAVRALSQAGPGVRLLAGGTTLYDLMKLGVEQPATVIDIQRVPELAGIEAGPDGLVLGAASRMADVAAHPAVVRDFPALSESLSRAASPQIRSSATLGGNLLQRTRCCYFRAVPALPCHKRAPGSGCSAADGLDNGQAVLGTSAHCTAVYPGDAAIALLAFDAVIDLTGPNGERTIPLAGLHLAPGDHPDREHTLASGELILRIRVPATAAARASTYVKIRPRESYAFALASCAAALDLDTTGRIRDCRLALGGVATVPWRTPSAEHALIGQPPGTLQFRTAAELALSGARPGRANGYKVELGRRAVIEALTIAYERATA is encoded by the coding sequence GTGCACGCGTTCACCTATCTGCGGGCCGACAGCGCCGAGGCCGCCGTCCGGGCGCTGAGCCAGGCCGGGCCCGGCGTCCGGCTGCTCGCCGGCGGCACCACCCTGTACGACCTCATGAAGCTCGGCGTCGAACAGCCGGCCACGGTCATCGACATTCAGCGGGTGCCCGAACTCGCCGGGATCGAAGCCGGCCCGGACGGGCTGGTCCTCGGTGCCGCCAGCCGGATGGCCGACGTCGCCGCGCACCCCGCGGTGGTCCGTGACTTTCCTGCCCTGTCCGAATCCCTGTCGCGGGCGGCCTCGCCCCAGATCCGCTCGTCGGCGACGCTCGGCGGCAATCTGCTGCAGCGCACCCGCTGCTGCTACTTCCGGGCTGTTCCGGCACTGCCGTGCCACAAGCGCGCGCCCGGCAGCGGCTGCTCAGCAGCCGACGGCCTCGACAACGGCCAGGCCGTGCTCGGCACCAGCGCACACTGCACAGCCGTCTACCCCGGCGACGCCGCCATCGCCCTGCTCGCCTTCGACGCCGTCATCGACCTCACCGGCCCGAATGGCGAGCGGACAATCCCGCTCGCCGGTCTGCATCTCGCACCGGGCGATCACCCGGACCGCGAGCACACCCTGGCCTCCGGCGAGCTGATCCTGCGGATCCGGGTTCCCGCCACGGCCGCCGCACGCGCCTCGACCTACGTCAAGATCCGGCCGCGGGAGTCGTACGCGTTCGCCCTCGCCTCCTGCGCCGCCGCGCTCGACCTCGACACCACCGGCCGGATCCGCGACTGCCGCCTCGCCCTCGGCGGCGTCGCCACCGTGCCCTGGCGCACACCCTCCGCCGAGCATGCCCTGATCGGGCAGCCTCCCGGCACCCTGCAGTTCCGCACGGCCGCTGAACTCGCCCTCAGCGGCGCACGGCCCGGCCGCGCAAACGGCTACAAGGTGGAGCTGGGCCGCCGGGCCGTCATCGAAGCCCTCACCATCGCGTACGAGCGGGCCACGGCATGA
- a CDS encoding class I SAM-dependent methyltransferase: MEVKLDQRSRAALQFLGSTQSFAGGTLQPIAARQYEQAVPEPPDTLAGRRESVSEALDNSGAWRVDRLLTRWVAEEVYVRALPAVERLRPEAQAWLADVDEAPGTLTLDPGLVPPSYWDSGFHLTPGGWDGHDLMGLTIHELVYSYVLTPGGVGAVKTGENLNDQRTQVALEAHRDSYRRIVELGSGTGRYTFAVQRTYPTAEVIGVELSRTSLQYAHAVAASRELPIHWVQAAAEHTGLESGSFDLVTFYTLMHEAPTKANEEILDEAFRLLEPGGDLLIGEVAPWDKHTAFKSVVLDWETENRGEPYWRDAMLMDLPGMLTRAGFTDIEAYGLGTNNYPWITRARKPVTADGKDA; this comes from the coding sequence ATGGAAGTCAAACTCGACCAACGATCCCGAGCCGCCCTGCAGTTTCTGGGCTCCACTCAGAGCTTCGCCGGCGGAACCCTGCAGCCCATCGCCGCCCGCCAATACGAGCAGGCCGTTCCCGAACCACCGGACACCCTCGCCGGGCGGCGCGAGTCGGTAAGCGAGGCCCTGGACAACTCCGGAGCCTGGCGCGTCGACCGGCTGCTCACCCGCTGGGTGGCCGAGGAGGTCTACGTCCGGGCGCTGCCCGCCGTCGAGCGTCTGCGGCCCGAGGCACAGGCCTGGCTGGCCGATGTGGACGAAGCACCGGGCACTCTGACCCTCGACCCCGGGCTGGTCCCGCCGTCCTACTGGGACAGCGGCTTCCACCTCACCCCGGGCGGCTGGGACGGTCACGACCTGATGGGTCTGACCATCCACGAGCTCGTCTACTCCTACGTGCTCACCCCGGGCGGGGTCGGCGCGGTCAAGACCGGGGAGAACCTCAACGACCAGCGCACCCAGGTCGCCCTGGAGGCGCACCGCGACTCCTACCGGCGCATCGTCGAGCTCGGTTCGGGCACCGGTCGTTACACCTTCGCCGTGCAGCGCACCTACCCGACGGCCGAGGTCATCGGCGTCGAACTGTCGCGTACCTCCCTGCAGTACGCGCACGCCGTGGCCGCGAGCCGGGAGCTGCCCATCCACTGGGTGCAGGCCGCCGCCGAGCACACCGGCCTCGAAAGCGGGTCCTTCGACCTGGTCACCTTCTACACGTTGATGCACGAGGCACCCACCAAGGCCAACGAGGAGATCCTCGACGAGGCCTTCCGGCTGCTGGAGCCCGGTGGCGACCTGCTCATCGGCGAGGTCGCGCCGTGGGACAAGCACACCGCGTTCAAGTCCGTCGTCCTCGACTGGGAGACGGAGAACCGGGGTGAGCCGTACTGGCGCGACGCGATGCTCATGGATCTGCCCGGCATGCTCACGCGCGCCGGTTTCACCGACATCGAGGCGTACGGCCTCGGCACGAACAACTACCCGTGGATCACCCGGGCCCGTAAGCCCGTGACTGCTGACGGAAAGGACGCCTGA
- a CDS encoding IclR family transcriptional regulator, with product METQTRLAGPAIGSETAGRVIDVLLLFGQGPTRRGVTEISRELGLSKTVVHRILQSLVQRDVLVTDPDSRDYRLGAAALALGSRAIREAELRVIGLPFLLRLRDETGETSTLSARVGLERLHLAQVESEQEVRVSVPVGRRVPLYAGSSSLAILAWMPPADQHVVLSRPIPRFTAQTPQDPEKVLSRLTEIRQRGWAETAAERKPDAGAVAAPLLGPDGEVVGAISVAGPINRMDPETRARYAPFVLNAAAELSTALANITDAIPTDDDIAFHES from the coding sequence GTGGAGACCCAGACGCGTCTTGCCGGTCCAGCCATCGGCAGCGAAACGGCCGGCCGTGTGATCGACGTGCTGCTCCTGTTCGGACAGGGTCCGACCCGGCGTGGCGTCACCGAGATCTCCCGCGAGCTCGGCCTCAGCAAGACGGTCGTGCATCGCATCCTGCAGAGCCTCGTGCAGCGCGACGTCCTGGTCACCGATCCGGACAGCCGGGACTACCGGCTCGGTGCCGCCGCCCTCGCGCTGGGGTCCCGCGCGATCCGCGAGGCCGAGTTACGGGTCATCGGCCTGCCTTTCCTGTTGCGGCTGCGCGACGAGACCGGAGAGACATCCACCTTGTCTGCCCGGGTCGGCCTCGAACGTCTGCATCTGGCCCAGGTGGAGAGCGAACAGGAGGTGCGCGTCTCGGTGCCGGTCGGCCGGCGCGTGCCGCTGTACGCCGGTTCCTCCAGCCTGGCCATCCTGGCCTGGATGCCGCCCGCCGACCAGCATGTCGTGCTGTCCCGGCCCATTCCCCGCTTCACCGCGCAGACGCCGCAGGACCCCGAGAAGGTCCTCTCCCGACTTACCGAGATCCGGCAGCGCGGCTGGGCCGAGACCGCCGCCGAACGCAAACCCGACGCCGGGGCAGTCGCCGCCCCGCTGCTCGGCCCTGACGGCGAAGTTGTCGGTGCGATCTCGGTGGCCGGACCGATCAACCGCATGGATCCCGAGACCCGGGCGCGGTACGCCCCATTCGTCCTCAACGCCGCCGCCGAGCTGTCCACGGCGCTAGCCAACATCACCGATGCCATCCCCACCGACGATGACATCGCATTCCACGAGTCCTGA
- a CDS encoding ABC transporter ATP-binding protein, producing MSDPVLRLDGIEQTFRGTRGVHLRALDGVSLSIGRGETLGLVGESGSGKSTIGRTALRLYRPTAGSVHFEGHDITRMHGRELGRVLRRRSAMIFQNPSTSLNPALRLADTLDEPLRIHRAGTPAERRSRVGEALERVGLDPAMGSRYPKELSGGQRQRVGVARALMLNPALVVADEPTASLDVSVQAQVVNLLADLQAERGFSYLFISHDLALVRHLSHRIAVLYLGRIVEIGPAADVFDRPAHPYTTALASMGHPASERVVPGGEIPSPAAPPPGCAFHPRCPIARDRCGTERPVLQPTGDGREVACHFAGELTLTTAREQPAAPPPPLPLPTAKELV from the coding sequence ATGAGCGACCCGGTCCTGCGCCTCGACGGCATCGAACAGACCTTCCGCGGCACCCGCGGCGTCCACCTCCGGGCTCTGGACGGGGTGTCACTGAGCATCGGCCGCGGCGAGACTCTCGGCCTGGTGGGAGAGTCCGGCAGCGGCAAGAGCACGATCGGCCGCACAGCGCTGCGCCTCTACCGCCCGACCGCGGGCTCGGTGCATTTCGAGGGCCACGACATCACCCGGATGCACGGCCGTGAACTGGGCCGGGTGCTGCGCCGTCGTTCGGCGATGATCTTCCAGAACCCGTCCACCTCACTGAACCCTGCGCTGCGGCTGGCCGACACCCTCGACGAGCCGCTGCGCATCCACCGCGCCGGTACCCCCGCCGAGCGGCGCTCCCGTGTCGGCGAGGCCCTGGAACGCGTCGGACTGGATCCAGCCATGGGCAGCCGCTACCCGAAGGAGCTGTCCGGCGGGCAGCGGCAGCGGGTCGGCGTCGCCCGGGCGTTGATGCTCAACCCGGCCCTGGTGGTCGCCGACGAGCCCACCGCCTCGCTGGACGTCTCGGTGCAGGCCCAGGTTGTCAACCTGCTCGCCGACCTGCAGGCCGAGCGGGGCTTCTCGTACCTTTTCATCAGCCATGACCTGGCCCTGGTCCGGCACCTCAGCCACCGCATCGCCGTGCTCTACCTGGGCCGGATCGTCGAGATCGGACCGGCTGCCGACGTCTTCGACCGGCCCGCGCACCCCTACACGACCGCGCTCGCCTCGATGGGCCATCCGGCGAGCGAGCGGGTCGTCCCCGGCGGGGAGATCCCGTCACCGGCCGCACCGCCGCCCGGCTGCGCCTTCCATCCCCGGTGTCCGATCGCTCGCGACCGGTGTGGCACCGAACGCCCGGTCTTGCAGCCCACCGGCGACGGGCGCGAGGTCGCCTGCCACTTCGCCGGGGAACTGACCCTTACCACCGCACGTGAGCAGCCGGCGGCACCCCCGCCGCCGCTGCCCCTGCCCACCGCGAAGGAACTGGTGTGA
- a CDS encoding ABC transporter permease, with protein MTTVAAPPRKAPSRFREIATRTWANPSGKLALSMLALLVLAAVFAPLLAGQDPAVQKLSATNDPPSWLGGIGGHPLGADNLGRDVLSRILHGLRLSLAVGALTATAGAVLGLALGLLAGYYERSVGAVLLRLADIQFSIPFVAVGIALAAVLGPGIGRLMVVLALWGWPIYARTIVTTVAQTCRLDYVTAARTMGAHPFGLLLRHVAPNILGQVIVLWSTTAGALVLAESSLSLLGLGVQPPGFSLGSMLADAPTSLRLSWWATVFPGVALLLIVLAFNMLGDAVRDALEPGTHRAPHDPDLT; from the coding sequence ATGACCACCGTCGCCGCGCCCCCGCGCAAGGCACCGTCCCGGTTCCGGGAGATCGCCACGCGCACCTGGGCCAACCCGTCCGGCAAACTGGCCCTGTCCATGCTGGCCCTGCTGGTGCTCGCCGCGGTGTTCGCGCCGCTGCTGGCCGGCCAGGACCCAGCCGTGCAGAAACTGTCGGCCACCAACGACCCGCCATCGTGGCTCGGCGGCATCGGCGGGCATCCGCTCGGCGCCGACAACCTCGGCCGAGACGTGCTCAGCCGCATCCTGCACGGCCTGCGCCTCAGCCTCGCCGTCGGTGCGCTGACCGCCACCGCCGGGGCCGTGCTGGGTCTCGCCCTCGGACTGCTGGCCGGCTACTACGAACGCAGCGTCGGCGCGGTACTGCTGCGCCTGGCCGATATCCAGTTCTCCATCCCGTTCGTTGCCGTCGGCATCGCCCTGGCCGCCGTCCTGGGCCCCGGCATCGGCCGTCTGATGGTGGTGCTCGCCCTGTGGGGCTGGCCCATCTACGCCCGCACCATCGTCACCACGGTCGCCCAGACCTGCCGCCTCGACTACGTCACCGCCGCCCGCACCATGGGAGCGCACCCGTTCGGCCTGCTCCTGCGGCACGTCGCCCCCAACATCCTCGGCCAGGTGATCGTGCTCTGGTCGACGACCGCGGGCGCCCTCGTGCTCGCCGAGAGCTCCCTGAGCCTGCTCGGCCTCGGCGTGCAGCCACCCGGCTTCTCCCTGGGCAGCATGCTCGCCGACGCCCCGACCAGCCTGCGCCTGAGCTGGTGGGCCACGGTCTTTCCCGGCGTCGCCCTGCTGCTGATCGTGCTCGCGTTCAACATGCTCGGCGACGCCGTCCGCGACGCCCTGGAGCCAGGGACCCACCGTGCCCCTCACGACCCCGACCTGACCTGA
- a CDS encoding class I SAM-dependent methyltransferase — protein sequence MTMTTTGAPLVADLPVDQRGRAELDFLRAVRGGLAPLRTRIRERLQAGGAFDGPFTTIEALRAGADAQLRDAPDHRVTGAVLRWARDQQTPRATALFDRNRDRLLIYATPRSTDPVDDRLGEQPPPRYWTYEFHGTTGGWDGHEHMGFIHHELVYGRLLTAAYGGDIFAQRTTVAQAAPRDDYARIADLGCGTGQYTMKLAEVYPQARITGVDLSHAELVYARRRAEQAGHDWHLVRAPAEDTTLPADSFDLVTSFILLHEVPPHITRKIFAEAFRLLAPGGDVHMSDVAPYRLRSGYQAWADDWDAENGSEPWWRSAATMDLASVATDAGFVEVRQAASGRESYPWVLTARKPAAAA from the coding sequence ATGACGATGACGACCACCGGTGCGCCCCTCGTGGCCGACCTGCCCGTCGACCAGCGCGGCCGTGCCGAGTTGGACTTCCTCCGCGCGGTACGCGGAGGACTCGCCCCGTTGCGCACCCGTATCCGTGAGCGGTTGCAGGCCGGGGGCGCGTTCGACGGGCCCTTCACCACCATCGAGGCGCTGCGGGCCGGTGCCGATGCCCAGCTGAGGGACGCGCCCGACCACCGCGTCACCGGTGCCGTGCTGCGCTGGGCCCGTGACCAGCAGACCCCGCGCGCCACCGCCCTGTTCGACCGCAACCGCGACCGGCTGCTGATCTACGCCACCCCACGCAGCACCGACCCGGTCGACGACCGGCTCGGCGAGCAACCGCCACCGCGCTACTGGACCTACGAGTTCCACGGCACCACCGGCGGCTGGGACGGCCACGAGCACATGGGCTTCATCCACCACGAGCTCGTCTACGGACGGCTGCTCACCGCGGCGTACGGCGGCGACATCTTCGCCCAGCGCACCACGGTCGCGCAGGCCGCGCCCCGTGACGACTACGCCCGCATCGCCGACCTCGGCTGCGGCACCGGCCAATACACGATGAAACTTGCCGAGGTCTACCCGCAGGCTCGGATCACCGGCGTCGACCTGTCACATGCCGAACTGGTCTACGCTCGCCGCCGCGCCGAGCAAGCCGGCCACGACTGGCACCTGGTCCGCGCTCCGGCCGAGGACACCACCCTGCCAGCCGACTCGTTCGACCTGGTCACCTCGTTCATCCTGCTGCACGAGGTGCCACCGCACATCACCCGCAAGATCTTCGCCGAGGCGTTCCGGCTGCTTGCCCCAGGCGGCGACGTGCACATGTCCGACGTCGCCCCGTACCGGCTGCGCAGCGGTTACCAGGCCTGGGCCGACGACTGGGACGCCGAGAACGGCTCCGAGCCGTGGTGGCGCAGCGCGGCCACGATGGATCTCGCCTCCGTCGCCACCGACGCCGGCTTCGTGGAGGTCCGCCAGGCAGCGTCGGGGCGCGAGTCGTACCCCTGGGTGTTGACCGCCCGTAAGCCGGCGGCCGCCGCATGA
- a CDS encoding (2Fe-2S)-binding protein translates to MTIGSQIAVACTVNDGDVRLVLDPRESLLEVLRDRLGLTGAKRGCDHGQCGACTVHLDGRRVLACLTPAVQADDRAVRTIEGVAGPDGALHPMQQAFIEHDALQCGYCTPGQIMSALACVAEGNAHDEATVREYMSGNLCRCGAYPGIVAAVRACAAG, encoded by the coding sequence ATGACGATCGGAAGCCAGATTGCGGTCGCGTGCACCGTCAACGACGGGGACGTTCGGCTCGTGCTGGATCCGCGGGAGTCGCTGCTCGAGGTACTCCGCGACCGGCTCGGGCTCACCGGCGCCAAGCGGGGTTGCGACCACGGCCAGTGCGGTGCGTGCACGGTCCATCTCGACGGCCGGCGGGTGCTGGCGTGCCTGACCCCCGCCGTACAGGCCGATGACCGTGCGGTGCGCACGATCGAGGGCGTTGCGGGACCGGACGGCGCCCTGCACCCCATGCAGCAGGCCTTCATCGAGCACGACGCACTGCAGTGCGGATACTGCACGCCGGGCCAGATCATGTCCGCGCTGGCCTGCGTGGCCGAAGGCAACGCCCACGACGAGGCGACCGTCCGCGAGTACATGAGCGGCAACCTGTGCCGCTGCGGCGCGTACCCGGGCATCGTGGCCGCTGTCCGGGCCTGTGCGGCGGGCTGA
- a CDS encoding ABC transporter permease, whose amino-acid sequence MTRFLIQRLALMVLVVAGVTTFLFALSRLSGDPAQIFSPPEASDAVVAATRERLGLDAPLWQQYADAITGAFQFDFGTSFAFRTPAGQLALERLGPSLTVVLPALLLAFLLALAIGTFAALYPTRLRGRVAMAGAFVTDGVPFFLVAFVLVLVFAIWLRWVPATGSTGLISLVIPVAVLTIHAVSTLSRLVRGQLLDALATGPVVTARSKGLPPRTILLQHAFPIALPPVLAWLGIQFSFMFSALLVLEPILNYGGLGGLLVRSVTNRDFPVVQACVFVIAVLITLANIGTDMIVRLLDPRLRAGVSR is encoded by the coding sequence ATGACCCGGTTCCTCATCCAGCGCCTCGCGCTGATGGTCCTCGTGGTGGCGGGCGTGACGACGTTCCTGTTCGCCCTGTCGCGGCTCTCCGGCGATCCCGCGCAGATCTTCTCGCCGCCGGAGGCAAGCGACGCCGTCGTCGCCGCCACCCGGGAACGGCTCGGCCTCGACGCCCCGCTGTGGCAGCAGTACGCCGACGCGATCACCGGAGCGTTCCAGTTCGACTTCGGCACCTCGTTCGCCTTCCGTACGCCGGCCGGGCAACTCGCGCTGGAACGCCTCGGCCCGAGCCTGACCGTCGTGCTACCCGCTCTGCTGCTGGCGTTCCTACTGGCCCTGGCCATCGGCACGTTCGCCGCGCTGTACCCCACCCGGCTGCGGGGACGGGTCGCGATGGCCGGCGCCTTCGTCACCGACGGCGTTCCGTTCTTCCTGGTCGCCTTCGTACTCGTGCTGGTGTTCGCAATCTGGCTGCGCTGGGTGCCGGCCACCGGCAGCACCGGGCTCATCAGCCTCGTCATCCCGGTCGCGGTGCTCACCATCCACGCTGTCTCCACCCTGTCGCGCCTGGTCCGCGGGCAGTTGCTCGACGCGCTGGCCACCGGTCCGGTCGTCACCGCCCGGTCCAAGGGCCTGCCACCCCGCACGATCCTGCTGCAGCACGCCTTCCCGATCGCCCTACCCCCGGTGCTGGCCTGGCTGGGCATCCAGTTCTCCTTCATGTTCAGCGCGCTGCTCGTGCTGGAGCCGATCCTCAACTATGGCGGACTGGGCGGGCTGCTCGTACGTTCGGTCACCAACCGGGACTTCCCAGTCGTGCAGGCATGCGTCTTCGTCATCGCCGTACTGATCACCCTCGCCAACATCGGCACCGACATGATCGTGCGGTTGCTCGACCCGCGGCTACGAGCAGGAGTGAGCCGATGA
- a CDS encoding ABC transporter substrate-binding protein: protein MSRRRFLSLTTGAGAGFVLAGGALSACTPGSTSGGGDASKLVIGTSITTETLNPLDKQYATFQFNAFDALVRQLRGQTEAEPRLAESWTQVDDTTWDFKLRQGATFHDGTPVTAQDVAFTYSEVLDKQYANATTIISIGSVTAVDASTVRIVTKRPDPLLLNAVGQIFVVPAAYWKKVGADGFSAAPIGSGPYKITSFSPDTGIQFEAYQGFWGDKAATAAVELRFFSANTALAAAFEAGEIDAAHELPSTAIKTLAGGTNKVTAEVSGSQNMFQFNTTKGPFKDLRVRQAAVAAVDVKALLTALTDGAGDLEDGQLPLKGVNGYAESITRPAYDPERAKSLLTEAGATGAEITISGMALFKSLLEAIGGQLDAVGFKTTIKANETAVWVQEFKNGSDADIFYRGASYTGVFDANRPFQFVSFGAKPAVKDDKWTQLFQASRTEMDPEARRTKLAACSEYLQQQAYILWTYGRPSVNAVTPAVKDLDFTNGLVLLLDPITKTA from the coding sequence ATGAGCCGGCGAAGATTTCTCTCCCTGACCACCGGCGCCGGCGCCGGATTCGTGCTCGCCGGCGGCGCACTCAGCGCCTGCACCCCCGGGAGCACCAGCGGCGGCGGTGACGCGAGCAAGCTGGTGATCGGTACCTCGATCACCACCGAAACCCTCAACCCACTCGACAAGCAGTACGCCACCTTCCAGTTCAACGCCTTCGACGCACTCGTCCGCCAGTTGCGCGGGCAGACCGAGGCCGAGCCGCGCCTGGCCGAGTCCTGGACCCAGGTCGACGACACGACCTGGGACTTCAAGCTGCGCCAGGGGGCCACGTTCCACGACGGCACCCCGGTCACCGCGCAGGACGTGGCGTTCACCTACTCCGAGGTTCTCGACAAGCAGTACGCCAACGCCACCACGATCATCTCGATCGGCTCGGTCACCGCCGTCGACGCGAGCACCGTGCGGATCGTCACCAAACGGCCCGACCCGCTGCTACTCAACGCCGTCGGGCAGATCTTCGTGGTACCGGCCGCGTACTGGAAGAAGGTCGGCGCCGACGGCTTCAGCGCGGCACCGATCGGGTCCGGCCCGTACAAGATCACATCGTTCTCCCCGGACACCGGCATCCAGTTCGAGGCCTACCAGGGCTTCTGGGGCGACAAGGCCGCCACCGCCGCGGTCGAACTGCGGTTCTTCAGCGCCAACACCGCTCTGGCCGCCGCGTTCGAGGCCGGCGAGATCGACGCGGCGCACGAACTGCCCTCGACCGCGATCAAGACCCTGGCCGGTGGCACGAACAAGGTCACCGCCGAGGTCAGCGGCTCGCAGAACATGTTCCAGTTCAACACCACCAAAGGGCCGTTCAAGGACCTGCGGGTACGCCAGGCGGCGGTGGCAGCGGTCGATGTCAAGGCACTGCTCACCGCGCTGACCGACGGTGCCGGCGACCTCGAGGACGGGCAACTGCCGCTCAAGGGCGTCAACGGCTACGCGGAGAGCATCACCCGCCCCGCGTACGACCCCGAACGCGCCAAGTCGCTGCTGACCGAGGCCGGGGCGACCGGCGCGGAGATCACCATCTCCGGCATGGCCCTGTTCAAGTCGCTGCTGGAGGCGATCGGCGGGCAACTCGACGCCGTCGGCTTCAAGACGACCATCAAGGCCAACGAGACCGCGGTCTGGGTGCAGGAGTTCAAGAACGGCTCCGACGCCGACATCTTCTACCGCGGTGCCTCCTACACCGGGGTCTTCGACGCCAATCGGCCGTTCCAGTTCGTCTCCTTCGGCGCCAAGCCGGCGGTCAAGGACGACAAGTGGACGCAACTGTTCCAGGCCAGCCGCACCGAGATGGACCCGGAGGCACGCCGGACCAAGCTCGCCGCATGCAGCGAATACCTGCAGCAGCAGGCCTACATCCTGTGGACCTATGGCCGTCCCTCGGTCAACGCGGTCACCCCCGCGGTCAAGGACCTGGACTTCACCAACGGCCTGGTTCTGCTACTCGACCCGATCACCAAGACCGCCTGA
- a CDS encoding ABC transporter ATP-binding protein — MTPASAVAAVPAGTTAAAGETLTFTDVRVSVPTANGPLQILGGVTFDVPAGAVVALAGESGSGKSTAMLSVLRLLPWGAEVTGSIRYGEREVTALTARQLREFRARHARVIFQDPWSSLHPMHTLGQQLIESARSADPALSKRDARRLAVETLARVGLPDPDARMAAHPHQLSGGQLQRVMIAMALVARPTLLLCDEPTTALDVTTQAQILELLRELNRDMGLTVIIATHDLEVIADFADHLVVMYAGRVAEQGPVARMLAAPRHPYTWALLGAAPARQRGTRLLPIEGRPPRLDELPPGCAFAPRCVFAEAQCTETDPQPLLVDPATGHRTACVRVQQQEGRTA; from the coding sequence ATGACCCCGGCCTCCGCCGTGGCGGCGGTCCCGGCCGGCACCACCGCGGCCGCGGGTGAGACGCTCACCTTCACCGACGTACGGGTGTCCGTACCCACCGCCAACGGCCCGCTGCAGATCCTCGGCGGCGTCACCTTCGACGTCCCGGCCGGCGCGGTGGTCGCGCTCGCAGGCGAGTCCGGATCCGGCAAGTCCACCGCCATGCTCAGCGTCCTGCGCCTGCTCCCGTGGGGCGCCGAGGTCACCGGTTCCATCCGGTACGGCGAGCGCGAGGTCACCGCGCTGACGGCCCGGCAGTTGCGCGAGTTCCGGGCCCGGCACGCCCGCGTGATCTTCCAGGACCCGTGGAGCTCACTGCACCCGATGCACACGCTCGGCCAGCAGCTGATCGAGTCCGCCCGAAGCGCCGACCCGGCCCTGTCGAAACGCGACGCCCGCCGCCTCGCCGTCGAGACCCTCGCCCGTGTCGGACTGCCGGACCCGGACGCACGCATGGCGGCGCACCCGCACCAGCTTTCCGGCGGACAGTTGCAACGCGTGATGATCGCCATGGCGCTGGTGGCCCGCCCGACCCTGCTGCTGTGCGACGAGCCGACCACCGCACTCGACGTCACCACCCAGGCGCAGATCCTCGAATTGCTGCGCGAACTGAACCGCGACATGGGCCTGACCGTCATCATCGCCACCCACGACCTGGAGGTCATCGCGGACTTCGCCGACCACCTCGTCGTCATGTACGCCGGCCGCGTCGCCGAGCAGGGGCCGGTCGCCCGGATGCTGGCAGCGCCCCGGCACCCGTACACCTGGGCGCTGCTGGGCGCGGCACCCGCCCGGCAGCGCGGTACCCGGCTGCTTCCCATCGAAGGCCGGCCGCCCCGGCTCGACGAATTGCCCCCGGGCTGCGCGTTCGCCCCCCGCTGCGTCTTCGCGGAGGCGCAGTGCACCGAGACCGACCCGCAGCCGCTGCTGGTGGACCCCGCGACGGGACATCGCACGGCCTGCGTACGGGTGCAGCAACAGGAAGGACGAACGGCATGA